GGCTGTCGCTCAGGCAATTTCAGATGGCGGACTCGAGAATTATTATAAACACCGTACTGGTGAAACACGCTCACCTGAATTCACAGACGTCTCAATTCCTGAACAACTACTCGCTGAGCTCGCTCTGTATGACCAGCCTTCGATACAGCGATCATTCGTTACGGAAGATGAAGACGGCATCAAGCAGGCATCACTCGTTATCGAAGGTATTACCTGTGCCGCCTGCGTCTGGCTGCTTGAACATCATATTAGTAACCTGCCAGGCGTAACCAAGGCATCCGTAAATCTGACCAACCATCGCGCACAATTAAGCTGGAATAGTGCCGAAATACCGCTTAGCAGCATTCTCACATCGATCTATCGTATCGGCTATCAGGGACACCCGTACCACCCTGATAAAGAGGAACAGATGCTAGCATCAGAAACCCGAAAAGCAACCAGAAGACTGGGGATTGCGGGCGTTTTCTGTATGCAGGTGATGATGTTAGCTATGGCCCTTTACGCCGGTGACATTCAAGGCTTAGAAGGCCATCTGGTCACTTTTATTCGTTGGGCAAGCCTGGTCTTAGCTACCCCTGTTGTTATCTACTCTGCCCGGCCTTTTTTCAGTGCCGCTATCAGAGATATTAAAACCGGTCATCTGACTATGGATGTACCCGTGTCACTCGCTGTCGGCGGCGCCTATCTGGCTAGCGTATGGGCGACTGTAACCGCATCAGGCGAGGTTTATTTTGACTCGGTTACCATGTTTACATTCTTTCTGCTTATCGGACGCTTTCTGGAGATGAAAGCCAGACACCGTACAGGCCGTGCAGGAAACTCTCTGCTTAACCTGCTACCTGCCAGCGCTATCCTGTTGCGAGATAACGAAGAGCTAATGATCCCGGCAAATGAACTGAACGTTGGCGATCGAATCCTCGTTAAGCCGGGTCATACCGTACCGGCTGACGGCATCATTCTCAAAGGCCAGAGTAGCATTGATGAGTCTGCTCTTACCGGTGAATACCTACCGGTCAGCAAGGCCTGCGGAGATACGATTGTTGGTGGCACCTTTAATGTTGAAAACCCGCTACAAGTCGAAATTACTCAGGTCGGTGCAGCCACACAACTTTCCGCTATTGTCAGGCTTCTGGAACGCGCACACGAAGATAAACCCAAAGCAGCCCAGATCGCGGATAAACTCGCGGGTTATTTTGTTGCCGCTGTATTAATAACAGCATTAATTGTTGGGATCAGCTGGTGGTTTATAGCGCCCGAACACGCTTTCTGGATCACCCTGTCAGTGCTCGTAGTCACCTGCCCCTGCGCGCTATCTTTAGCAACACCGACAGCATTAACCGTTACTACTGGCACCCTACGTCAAAACGGTCTCTTAATAACCCGGGGCCATGTATTGGAAAGCCTCGCTAAAGCGACTCACATCGTTTTTGATAAAACAGGCACACTGACAGAAGGTAACCTTTCGCTCCAGAGCGTTATCCCACTTGGTGATGCCAACTATGAACAGACGCTAGCGATCGCCTGTGCGCTGGAAGCGCATTCCGAACACCCAATTGCCAAACCATTCCATGTACAGGCAAAACTGATGGAACCTGTACAGGCCGCCGAAATAACCAATCATGTTGGGTTAGGTCTTGAGGGGCAAGTGGACGGACGACGCTATCTTATTGGTAAACCCGCCTTTGCCAGCCAATACTGCTCTCAAATACTCAGCTATGACGATGCCCCGGATGCCCACGGGCAGTGGCTATTGCTAGCTTCTGACGCAGAACCTGTTGCCTGGATAGGATTGAGTGACGCACCAAGAAAACAAGCAAAAAGCGCCCTTAATCTACTCACCCGCATGGGTTTGCAAGTTGAGATGCTCACTGGAGACAGTTCCGCCGCTGTCAGCCATATTGCTAAAGAACTGGGTATTAAAAACACTCTTTCAGGCGTTTCGCCAGAACAAAAACTAGAACATATCCAATCCCTTCAGGCACAAGGCGCCAGTGTTATTATGGTAGGCGATGGAATCAATGATATCCCTGTACTGGCTGGAGCACAGACCTCCATTGCGATGGGCTCAGCCACCGACTTAGCTAAGACCAATGCTGATGCGGTCCTTATTTCAGGAGAGCTCCAACGACTTCCCCAGGCCTTGCAACTGGCTAGAAAAAACCAACACATTATCCGCCAGAACCTTGGCTGGGCAATTTTATATAATATGATTGCGCTACCGCTTGCTGCTACCGGTATGATAGCCCCTTATATGGCGGCTATTGGTATGTCTGCCAGCTCTTTAGTCGTCGTAGGTAACGCCCTTAGACTGTCTAAACTTCCCCCTAGCAATCAAGTAGAATTACCCGAACCATCAAGAAAGATAACTACACCATGAATATTTTATACCTGCTTATCCCTATCGCTATTGTATTTTCAGGCTTAGCTATCTGGGGATTTTTCTGGTCAGTGAATAGCGGTCAGTATGATGATCTTGAATCACCTGCCCATAGTATTCTTTATGATGACGATGAGCACCTCATTCCCGACGATGCTAAATCCCCTGCAAAGCCTATAGAAAAAACGAATGACTGAGCCTCTTTCCGTTGTTACTGCCCTTTTCCTTGGTCTGCTGGGAAGCGCCCATTGTCTGGGCATGTGTGGCGGAATATCCAGTGCTGTTGCAATGGGCATTGACCGGCAGAACCAACGGCCAGCGCTACTACTGCTGGGCTTCAATTCAGGCCGCATCCTGAGCTACGCACTGGCGGGAGCCATAGTGGGAAGCATTGGATGGCTGATTCGTTCTCCTGAGGTATCATTATTTCTGCGATGTATGGCTGGCGCAATCCTCATTATGATGGGCCTGTATGTTGCTCAGATATGGAAAGGTCTCAGCTACCTGGAACGGCAAGGTAGTCATTTGTGGAAACATATTCAGCCATTAAGCCGTAAACTGCTCCCGGTACGAACACCTCTTCAGTCACTAGCACTCGGATTACTTTGGGGATGGCTACCCTGCGGTTTGGTATACAGCACCCTCATCTGGAGTGCCACCGCTGGTGACTGGACAGAGTCTGCGTTAATGATGGCTAGTTTCGGCCTGGGCACCCTTCCGGCCATGTTTGCAACGGGCCTGCTCGCCAGTCAGGTACAAGCCTTGTTAAAAAACCGCAAAGCCCAAACCGTTGCGGGCGTTATGATCATAGCTTTTGGGCTATATACCATCCCCTGGCAGGGACTCGGACTTACACTAGCTTGATAAACATCAATACCGGCACGATTTAAAGCTCTATAATCGACCCTTTGCTGTAGAAGTGAGAAATGTTGTGAACCAGAACAATCTGATTAAATGGGATCTCGATCTGATCCGCCGCTATGACCTATCAGGCCCGCGCTACACCTCGTATCCAACGGCAATACAGTTTGATCCTGAACTTTCTGCTAGCGAACTGGTTAACACAGGCCAACAAACTGCTGACCTTAATACCCCATTGTCACTCTATGTACATATCCCTTTTTGTGCTCACGTTTGTTATTACTGCGCCTGTAATAAGGTAATCACACGCAACCGAAAGAAAGCACAACCCTACCTTGATACCTTGTATAAAGAGATGGCTCAGCTTTCAGAATGGTATTCCGAAGATCGCGTTGTTGAGCAGCTCCATTTTGGCGGAGGTACTCCGACCTTTATCAGTAATGATCAGATGATCCAGCTGATGCAGAAGTTGCGTGATAATTTCAAGCTTCTGGATGATGACTCCGGAGACTATTCAATTGAAATTGATCCCCGTGAAGTCGATCACGAAATGTTAAAAGTCCTGCGTGAAATCGGTTTCAATCGAGTAAGTTTTGGTGTTCAGGATGTCGAGCTTAAAGTGCAGGAAGCGGTGAACCGGGTGCAGCCCGTAGAAGAGATCGCCGATGTATTATATGAGTCTCGTCGCCTGGGGTTCCGCTCAATTAACATCGACCTTATTTATGGTCTCCCACACCAGACCCTGGATAGCTTCACGAAAACCCTTGATACCATTATCGAGCTCGACCCTGATCGCTTATCGGTATTTAACTATGCTCATATGCCAGACCGATTCAGGTCACAAAGTCATATCAAAGCTGAAGATCTGCCTAGCCCTGAGACTAAGCTGGCCATTCTAGAAACAACGATTAGCAAACTAATTGATGCAGGTTATGTATATATCGGCATGGACCACTTTGCTAAACCTGATGACGAACTGGCCCTGGCTCAACAAAGCGGGAAGTTACATCGAAATTTCCAGGGGTATACGACTCACAGTGATTGCGATCTGGTAGCCATGGGTGTGTCGTCTATTAGCCAGATTGGTGATGTTTACTATCAGAATGAACATGACATCGCCCTTTATTCTGCTGCAGTAGAATCACGTAATGATGCTATTAAGCGCGGGGTCACCCTGACACGGGATGACAGAATCCGCCGAGCAGTGATTACCCAATTAATCTGTCATTTCCAGTTACATAAAAAAGATATTGAAGATCAGTTTGAAATATCCTTTGCTGACTACTTTACTGAAGAACTGCAGGAACTGGAAAAATTCACTGGGGATGGCCTGGTTGTACTCACTGATGACAACATTGAAGTGACCCCGGCAGGACGGCTGCTGATCCGCAGAATATGCATGTCATTTGACGCGTATATTCCAAAGCAGTCGCCGACAAAGGGGTTTTCCCGCATCATTTGATACGGGAAAAGCTTCACCCGGCTCGAATTTTAGTAGATAATCTTGTGTTAGCTACGTCTATAACAACGAATACAGGACATCATTTATGGGTAACCATAAGGCATCTGAAGGGAAACTACATAGCTTGCAACAGGTCCACTGCGGTACTTGCAGCTTGAGCTCACTGTGCTTACCCGTGTCCCTCAATATGACAGAGATGGACCGGCTTGACGATATTATCGATAAAAGCCGCCCACTCAAAAAAGGTGAACACCTGTTCCACCAAGGCGAACCTTTTTCATCTGTATATGCTATCCGTGCGGGCACGATCAAAACCTATACTCTGACTAACGAGGGCGAAGAGCAGATCACCGGGTTCTACTTCCCAGGTGAACTGGTTGGAATGAGTGGTTTTGATAATGAAGAATACCCGGTATCGGCAAAAATTCTGGAAACCACCACCGTCTGCGAAATCCCCTTTGAGCGACTCGATGACCTTTCTGGACAACTTCCAGAACTGCGCCGCCAGATCCTTCGTACGATGAGCAAAGAGATTCGCGATGATCAGCAGATGATGCTGTTATTAAGTAAGAAAAACGCGGAACAGCGGGTCGCGACATTTCTGGTTAAGCTATCTAACCGTTTCAAAGCACGGGGCTATTCAGCCATTAGTTTTCGGCTTTCAATGTCCCGTAACGAAATCGGTAACTATTTGGGGCTTGCGGTCGAAACTGTTAGCCGGATCTTTACCCGGTTCCAGAAAATGGAATTGGTTCGGGTCGATGGTAAAGAGATTGAGCTAACCAATATTGATGAGATTTTCAAACTCTCGGGTGAATCACAGGAAGAAGAAACCTGTGAAGAGAAATCCTGCCCTAGCACTTAACTTCCCATCTGAAGCAAAGTAATACCCGCACTTAGCGGGTATTATTTTGTCTCCAAAGTCATTCTGTTTTAAGGTAATTCTGATGAGCTTCGATGAATGTTACATAAAGTCAGTCATGCGCACGATTCCGGATTGGCCGGAACCCGGCGTCATGTTCAGAGACATCACCCCTCTGTTTAAAGATCCAAAAGCGCTACGCATGATCTCTGATGAATTTATCCAGCGTTATATCGATACTGATATTACTCATATAGCCAGCATTGACGCCCGAGGCTTTCTCATCAGCTCTATCATGGCATATCAACTCAATATCCCATTGGTCCTGGTACGTAAGAAAGGGAAATTACCCGGTAAAACAATTCAGCGAGAATATGCATTGGAATACGGTACCGCCGCTGTAGAGATGCAGATTGACGCGGTAACTGAAGGAGATAAAGTTCTTGTGTTTGATGACCTTATCGCCACAGGGGGCACCGTCCTCGCTGCCTGCACTATTATTAAAGAGTTAGGCGCAGAGGTATACGAAACGGCAACCCTCATTGACCTGCCCGATCTTGGAGGCTCTGAAAAAATTCAGCAGTCTGGCATACCTGTCCATGCGCTGCTCGCCTACGAGGGACTCTAATCAAAGACCCTATCACCGGGGATGGCTTTACAGGTCTTCCCTGGTCTAGTATCAGCGTCCGGTACTTTTATCTTCCTGATAGCAATTGCCGTGACTGCTTCCCTGCATGATTCAACTATAAATACGCTCCTCCAATCCTCTTTCAAAAATATCTGCGACTATTATACAGTTGCATATTTCTTTAGGTTATATGAATATAACAATGATAAAAATACTATATAAGTAAGAGTAAACCGTTATGTTTAACCGGCCTGCCTATATCACCGCTCTAGTCATCTCAGTTCTGTTTTGCAGCCATTCATACGCGGAAGAGGTCAATATAAAGCATGAAAATCTTATCCTTAATGCCAATTTGCAGCGGATTGATGAACAGCCTCTTAGCGGAAGAGTTGCATTAATCACCCATGGAACACTGGCGCATAACCAGATGGAGATAATCTCCACCCTGCAAAGCTTACTCACTGATGAAGAACTTCCAAGTCTGGCGATAAACCTTAGCCTTGGTATAGATAACCGCCATGGGATGTACGACTGCACCACTCCACACAAACATAAGCATTCCGACGCTCTCAATGAAATCGACCTTTGGCTTAAATGGCTTAAAGACCATGGCGCGGATGAAATTGTTCTCGTAGGACACTCTCGCGGAGGCAATCAAACAGCCTGGTACAGTGACACTCATCCAAATAACGCAATTGCTCAGGTACTGATCGCCCCTGCAACCTGGAGTGAAGCGGCGGCACGTGAAAATTATGAACAACGTTATAACAAGCCACTTGTGTCAGCTTTCAATCAAGCTAAACAGGCAGCATCCGATGATATGATGATATCCACCGATTTTATCTACTGCGCTGATACCAAAGCCACAGCCGGAAGCTTTATCGATTATTACCGTCCCGACCCTCGGTTTAACACCCCAACTTTACTGCTGGAAACAACCCTCCCCAGTCTGGTAATTATCGGCTCTGAAGATCAGACCGTGAGTAACCTTCCTGAAGCGATGGCGGAAGTTCACAATGCTAATACTAAGACACTCCTGATTGAGGACGCTGATCACTATTTCAGAGATTTATATGCAGACGAAGTCGTAGAGGGCATTATCGAATTTCTGGACCAACTATGACTCCGCTATTAAGCCGGCTAAGCCTGATAACCGTCTTCTTTCTCAGTACTATTATTCAGGCTTCTGAAATACCAGTGATGGAAAATATGAAAAAAGATCAACAGCTAGCCGGTTCACGGTTTCTGCTGGTATTGATCAGCCAGCCAGATTGTAGCTATTGCCGACTCATAGAAGATGAAATTCTCAAGCCCATGCAGGTCAGTGGCCGGTACAAAGACCGTTTACTTTTTCGCAACCTCATTATCAATGATGGTCGCCGCTTAACAACAGTAGATGGAAAACAACTATCCGCTAATAAATTTGCCCAGCGCTACAGCAATTCACTCACGCCAACACTGCTATTTATCGATCCTCGTGATGGCTCCGAGCTCACTGATAGAATGATCGGTATTAATACGGTTGATATGTATGGTTATTACGTTGATAAAGCGATAGACCAAGCCTACAGCCAGCTTCTCAGTCTTCACTGATAATCTTTTCAACCAGTCCTGTTCTGGAGTCTCATATCTCTTTACAATAGCCTTCTTTTTTTATTCGACACAAAGGGCTTATTCCATGTGGTTCAAAAATGCCATCTTTTATCGTTTTAGTCAGCCGTTCAGCTACACCCCTGAAGCCCTCGAAGAAAAGCTCACAGAGAAAGCATTCATCCCTTGCGGTAGCCAGGAGTTAAGCCGTTTCGGCTGGGTCAGCCCGGCGGGAGATCTCTCTGATATGCTGGTACATGCAGGTAATGGTTTTATGCTGATTGCTGGCCAGAAAGAGGAAAAAATAATCCCCTCTGCTGTTATACGACAGCAACTTGATGCCCGGGTAAAAGTCATCGAAGACGAGCAGGCACGTAAAGTTTATAAAAAAGAGAAAGATCAGCTGAAAGATGAAATTGTGCTTGATCTATTACCCCGCGCTTTTAGTAAATATCAAAAAACCTGGGCGTTGATCGCCCCGGCTCAAAATCTCTTAATCGTCGATGCTAGCAGCCATAAACGCGCCGAAGATCTACTTAGCCATCTAAGAAGCCTGCTGGGCTCTCTGCCTGTTGTTCTACCCGATGTTAACCAGTCACCTTCCGCCGTTATGTCTACCTGGCTAGAGCACCCACAAGAGCGCTACACCGGACTGGAGCCTTTGGATGAATGCGAACTACGTGATAGCACTGTTGAAACGGGGGTAATTCGATGTAAAGGACAGGACCTGGGCAGTGATGAGATTCGACAGCACCTCGAAGCAGACAAACGTGTCGTTAAATTAGCTTTAGAATGGCAGGAAAGTATTAACTTCATTCTCCAGGATGATCTCTGTATTAAGCGGATCAAACTGTCAGATCAGCTGAAAGAAAAACTTGATCAGGAAAGTCCGGATG
The genomic region above belongs to Amphritea japonica ATCC BAA-1530 and contains:
- a CDS encoding alpha/beta hydrolase, coding for MFNRPAYITALVISVLFCSHSYAEEVNIKHENLILNANLQRIDEQPLSGRVALITHGTLAHNQMEIISTLQSLLTDEELPSLAINLSLGIDNRHGMYDCTTPHKHKHSDALNEIDLWLKWLKDHGADEIVLVGHSRGGNQTAWYSDTHPNNAIAQVLIAPATWSEAAARENYEQRYNKPLVSAFNQAKQAASDDMMISTDFIYCADTKATAGSFIDYYRPDPRFNTPTLLLETTLPSLVIIGSEDQTVSNLPEAMAEVHNANTKTLLIEDADHYFRDLYADEVVEGIIEFLDQL
- the rdgC gene encoding recombination-associated protein RdgC; protein product: MWFKNAIFYRFSQPFSYTPEALEEKLTEKAFIPCGSQELSRFGWVSPAGDLSDMLVHAGNGFMLIAGQKEEKIIPSAVIRQQLDARVKVIEDEQARKVYKKEKDQLKDEIVLDLLPRAFSKYQKTWALIAPAQNLLIVDASSHKRAEDLLSHLRSLLGSLPVVLPDVNQSPSAVMSTWLEHPQERYTGLEPLDECELRDSTVETGVIRCKGQDLGSDEIRQHLEADKRVVKLALEWQESINFILQDDLCIKRIKLSDQLKEKLDQESPDEAFAQFDAEFVQMSLELTRLIPALTEAFGGEAQRP
- a CDS encoding adenine phosphoribosyltransferase; translated protein: MSFDECYIKSVMRTIPDWPEPGVMFRDITPLFKDPKALRMISDEFIQRYIDTDITHIASIDARGFLISSIMAYQLNIPLVLVRKKGKLPGKTIQREYALEYGTAAVEMQIDAVTEGDKVLVFDDLIATGGTVLAACTIIKELGAEVYETATLIDLPDLGGSEKIQQSGIPVHALLAYEGL
- a CDS encoding thioredoxin family protein, whose amino-acid sequence is MTPLLSRLSLITVFFLSTIIQASEIPVMENMKKDQQLAGSRFLLVLISQPDCSYCRLIEDEILKPMQVSGRYKDRLLFRNLIINDGRRLTTVDGKQLSANKFAQRYSNSLTPTLLFIDPRDGSELTDRMIGINTVDMYGYYVDKAIDQAYSQLLSLH
- the fnr gene encoding fumarate/nitrate reduction transcriptional regulator Fnr; the encoded protein is MGNHKASEGKLHSLQQVHCGTCSLSSLCLPVSLNMTEMDRLDDIIDKSRPLKKGEHLFHQGEPFSSVYAIRAGTIKTYTLTNEGEEQITGFYFPGELVGMSGFDNEEYPVSAKILETTTVCEIPFERLDDLSGQLPELRRQILRTMSKEIRDDQQMMLLLSKKNAEQRVATFLVKLSNRFKARGYSAISFRLSMSRNEIGNYLGLAVETVSRIFTRFQKMELVRVDGKEIELTNIDEIFKLSGESQEEETCEEKSCPST
- a CDS encoding heavy metal translocating P-type ATPase encodes the protein MNAHQETGKTDQGCFHCGLDIPPHSNFVTLINGKPQPMCCPGCQAVAQAISDGGLENYYKHRTGETRSPEFTDVSIPEQLLAELALYDQPSIQRSFVTEDEDGIKQASLVIEGITCAACVWLLEHHISNLPGVTKASVNLTNHRAQLSWNSAEIPLSSILTSIYRIGYQGHPYHPDKEEQMLASETRKATRRLGIAGVFCMQVMMLAMALYAGDIQGLEGHLVTFIRWASLVLATPVVIYSARPFFSAAIRDIKTGHLTMDVPVSLAVGGAYLASVWATVTASGEVYFDSVTMFTFFLLIGRFLEMKARHRTGRAGNSLLNLLPASAILLRDNEELMIPANELNVGDRILVKPGHTVPADGIILKGQSSIDESALTGEYLPVSKACGDTIVGGTFNVENPLQVEITQVGAATQLSAIVRLLERAHEDKPKAAQIADKLAGYFVAAVLITALIVGISWWFIAPEHAFWITLSVLVVTCPCALSLATPTALTVTTGTLRQNGLLITRGHVLESLAKATHIVFDKTGTLTEGNLSLQSVIPLGDANYEQTLAIACALEAHSEHPIAKPFHVQAKLMEPVQAAEITNHVGLGLEGQVDGRRYLIGKPAFASQYCSQILSYDDAPDAHGQWLLLASDAEPVAWIGLSDAPRKQAKSALNLLTRMGLQVEMLTGDSSAAVSHIAKELGIKNTLSGVSPEQKLEHIQSLQAQGASVIMVGDGINDIPVLAGAQTSIAMGSATDLAKTNADAVLISGELQRLPQALQLARKNQHIIRQNLGWAILYNMIALPLAATGMIAPYMAAIGMSASSLVVVGNALRLSKLPPSNQVELPEPSRKITTP
- a CDS encoding sulfite exporter TauE/SafE family protein; amino-acid sequence: MTEPLSVVTALFLGLLGSAHCLGMCGGISSAVAMGIDRQNQRPALLLLGFNSGRILSYALAGAIVGSIGWLIRSPEVSLFLRCMAGAILIMMGLYVAQIWKGLSYLERQGSHLWKHIQPLSRKLLPVRTPLQSLALGLLWGWLPCGLVYSTLIWSATAGDWTESALMMASFGLGTLPAMFATGLLASQVQALLKNRKAQTVAGVMIIAFGLYTIPWQGLGLTLA
- the ccoS gene encoding cbb3-type cytochrome oxidase assembly protein CcoS, with protein sequence MNILYLLIPIAIVFSGLAIWGFFWSVNSGQYDDLESPAHSILYDDDEHLIPDDAKSPAKPIEKTND
- the hemN gene encoding oxygen-independent coproporphyrinogen III oxidase, yielding MNQNNLIKWDLDLIRRYDLSGPRYTSYPTAIQFDPELSASELVNTGQQTADLNTPLSLYVHIPFCAHVCYYCACNKVITRNRKKAQPYLDTLYKEMAQLSEWYSEDRVVEQLHFGGGTPTFISNDQMIQLMQKLRDNFKLLDDDSGDYSIEIDPREVDHEMLKVLREIGFNRVSFGVQDVELKVQEAVNRVQPVEEIADVLYESRRLGFRSINIDLIYGLPHQTLDSFTKTLDTIIELDPDRLSVFNYAHMPDRFRSQSHIKAEDLPSPETKLAILETTISKLIDAGYVYIGMDHFAKPDDELALAQQSGKLHRNFQGYTTHSDCDLVAMGVSSISQIGDVYYQNEHDIALYSAAVESRNDAIKRGVTLTRDDRIRRAVITQLICHFQLHKKDIEDQFEISFADYFTEELQELEKFTGDGLVVLTDDNIEVTPAGRLLIRRICMSFDAYIPKQSPTKGFSRII